The Borrelia hispanica CRI DNA segment TTTTCAAGTTGACCATCTGAGTTAAACTTAAGTTTATCTTTGCATTTTATAGAATTATCTTTTGCAACAAGATATCCTTCAAATCTATTTGTTATTGGTGCTACTGTTGCAACACCAGTATAATCATCAATATCAACACATATCCCATATAAATCATCACCACCACCGGCCTCTACATGAGGTTCAAAATGTGGTTGTCCTTGAGTAAATTGATTTGCAACAAGTTTTACTCCTCTTTTATATGGATAGCCTTTACTTGGATGACTTTCAAATTTATCACAACTACTTGTTACAGAACCGCCTGAATTACTAAAATGTTGATATTTGTCTCTAAAATCAGTATTGTTACTAAAAACAGCAAGCTCATCACTTGGGTTTTTCATTAATGCTTTCAGCTTATTACGTTTATCTTCATAATCTTTTATTAACTGAGTTATATTACTAGACACTCCTTAACCTCCTCTAACATTTAACTTAATTTGCTATGACCTATTGCCATAAATTGCAACTTTAACAAAATAAACCTTATATTGACCTTTACGAGTAGAATCATCTTCTGCTAAATCAATAGTAAATACATCACTAAGTGCAA contains these protein-coding regions:
- a CDS encoding DUF228 domain-containing protein, whose amino-acid sequence is MSSNITQLIKDYEDKRNKLKALMKNPSDELAVFSNNTDFRDKYQHFSNSGGSVTSSCDKFESHPSKGYPYKRGVKLVANQFTQGQPHFEPHVEAGGGDDLYGICVDIDDYTGVATVAPITNRFEGYLVAKDNSIKCKDKLKFNSDGQLE